Genomic DNA from Perca fluviatilis chromosome 12, GENO_Pfluv_1.0, whole genome shotgun sequence:
TATGTTCCAGGGTTACACAGGGCACACCCAGTCCTGACTTCAACACTTCAACACAGGAACTgaaaaataggaaaaagggACAGGACAGACAATTGGATCCTTCTGGGGAACAGCACGGGATAATCACAGAGAGTGTGAGTTGAGAACACGTGTTATAGGTTGATTATAATACATGGGAATGTTTTGAATTACTGTGTTTAAAGGAATGCATCTTATCATGAGCTTTTCCTTCCCACAGACAGCTTTACCACAGAGGTGACAATCCTTGCAACAATGGGTGACTCTGGAGAGGACTATGGAAACTACACCTATGAATATGACATGGAGTATGGCGACATGGAGGAACTTAAAGTAGACCACAGACAGAGGGAAACTATGCACATTATCTCAGTGGTCATCTATATTATTTCCTTTGTGCTTGGTCTGATTGGAAATGGAACTGTCATTTGGGTGACAGCGTTTAAAAGCAAAAAGACAGTTAACAGTATTTGGTTGCTCAATCTAGCCATGGCCGATTTTGTATTTGTGCTTTTTCTACCCTTCTCCATTGATTACATACTGCAGGACTTCCATTGGGACTTTGGTAAGGTCATGTGTAAGCTTAACTCATTTGTGTCTGTGATGAACATGTATGCCAGCGTGCTCTTTCTCACAGTGCTCAGTATAGACAGATATGTTTCTCTGGTCCACCTCAACTGGTGTCAGAGGTATCGCACTAAAGAGAGAGCCTGGGTTGTATGTGGTTGCATATGGGTGCTGGCTGCTGCCTTGAGCTGTCCTGCACTGATTTTTCGTGACACCATGCACTTACGTGACAAGGTGGTGTGCTTCAACAACTTCCACACACAGGACGGACATACAGCAGTCATGATACACATTATGACAGTGGTCATTCGTACCACTGTGGGCTTCCTTTTGCCTTTTACTGCCATATGTGTGACGGGTATACTTCTGACAATCAAAGTGAATCAATCTGGGGGCTCGGTTCGGCTGTCCAGTTTCTCCAAAACAGTATCTGCAGTAATTCTGGCCTTCTTTTTATGCTGGGCACCTTTTCATACTTTTAGCTTGATGGAGTTATCCATACATTCCTCATTATACCTACACAACATACTGAAAGCTGGCTTTCCTCTTGCCACCAGCTTAGGCTTTTTTAACAGCTGCATTAACCCCCTCCTGTATATGTTCCTGAGCAAAAAGGTACGTCATATCCTGAAGCGTGCATGCCTGGACATTACTAAGAGTTCACTGAGAGAGCTCAGCCAGTCAATCTCTGCCACTGAGATAGAGTCTGAGCCAGAAGTTCAACAGGACAGTGTCCCAGAGGAGCCTGTGGAGTCGTCAACTCTATGATTACAACTATCCTCAGACTGTAGTAGTTGTCCAtgaaaaacttgaaag
This window encodes:
- the gpr1 gene encoding G-protein coupled receptor 1; this encodes MGDSGEDYGNYTYEYDMEYGDMEELKVDHRQRETMHIISVVIYIISFVLGLIGNGTVIWVTAFKSKKTVNSIWLLNLAMADFVFVLFLPFSIDYILQDFHWDFGKVMCKLNSFVSVMNMYASVLFLTVLSIDRYVSLVHLNWCQRYRTKERAWVVCGCIWVLAAALSCPALIFRDTMHLRDKVVCFNNFHTQDGHTAVMIHIMTVVIRTTVGFLLPFTAICVTGILLTIKVNQSGGSVRLSSFSKTVSAVILAFFLCWAPFHTFSLMELSIHSSLYLHNILKAGFPLATSLGFFNSCINPLLYMFLSKKVRHILKRACLDITKSSLRELSQSISATEIESEPEVQQDSVPEEPVESSTL